In Campylobacter sp. VBCF_01 NA2, one DNA window encodes the following:
- a CDS encoding DMT family transporter: MGYSKFWLKNLGVYYMLIASFYFALNGALAKVMAEQMSSVEIVFFRNAVGLAIVLISLKRLKNFGVGGKPWLLFFRAFIGSCGIIATFYNIAHIELGTAFTFQKTAPIFTALFSSIFLGEKLSFKGWCAIMLGFGGILLVIQPHISIAPTDIIGVFGGMCAGLAYTSVRELRKYYATDIIILVFVFGAALVSSALMCAEFALRGREIEILGVISSANLSKFAYFNMPNLFGWVLVALLGISGIYFQKYMTRSYAASKKAGVAAAISYTDIIFTLILGVMLGDSLPNLMAFLGILVVIISGVLIARER, translated from the coding sequence TTGGGTTATTCTAAATTTTGGCTTAAAAATTTAGGCGTGTATTATATGCTAATCGCTAGCTTTTATTTCGCGCTAAATGGGGCGCTAGCCAAGGTCATGGCAGAGCAAATGAGTAGCGTAGAAATCGTATTTTTCAGAAACGCCGTAGGGCTAGCTATCGTGCTAATCTCGCTAAAAAGGCTAAAAAATTTCGGCGTGGGCGGGAAGCCTTGGCTACTTTTTTTCCGCGCATTTATCGGCAGCTGCGGGATTATAGCGACCTTTTATAATATCGCTCACATCGAGCTTGGCACGGCTTTTACCTTCCAAAAAACAGCCCCGATTTTCACCGCACTTTTTTCATCGATTTTCCTAGGCGAAAAGCTTAGCTTTAAAGGCTGGTGCGCCATAATGCTAGGTTTTGGCGGGATTTTGCTCGTTATCCAGCCTCACATTAGCATTGCACCGACCGATATCATCGGCGTTTTTGGCGGTATGTGCGCGGGTCTAGCTTACACCAGCGTCAGGGAGCTTCGCAAATACTACGCCACGGATATCATAATCCTAGTTTTCGTCTTTGGCGCCGCGCTTGTAAGCTCTGCGCTAATGTGCGCTGAATTTGCGCTAAGGGGGCGCGAGATTGAAATTTTAGGCGTGATTTCGAGCGCGAATTTAAGCAAATTCGCCTATTTTAACATGCCAAATCTCTTTGGCTGGGTTTTGGTCGCACTGCTAGGAATTAGCGGAATTTATTTCCAAAAATATATGACGCGCTCTTACGCAGCCTCCAAAAAGGCTGGCGTTGCGGCTGCGATTAGCTACACGGACATTATCTTTACGCTGATTTTAGGCGTCATGCTAGGCGATAGTTTGCCGAATTTAATGGCGTTTTTGGGGATTTTGGTCGTCATCATAAGCGGAGTTTTAATCGCAAGAGAACGCTAA
- the polA gene encoding DNA polymerase I has product MKTITIIDTFGFFFRLYYAMSSLKTKSGKPSGMVSGFANFIANLEREFKSDYIIFALDSKGKTFRSDIDPNYKTNRQTPPDALLAQLPVCIEMIEKMGFCTAQKEGYEADDLIASVVKTYRNTHKINIVTSDKDLYQLIGGETRIYSHAKKMLYGRDECYEKYGVYPEQIIDFLAICGDSADNIPGVKGIGEKGAKKLLDEWGSLERIYENIELLPPNKQREYLIASKNEAFMSQKLATLCDEVEISPLQNAVFPEQNPLHKIKEILREYELHKLLSALENEGDKSEESLAFKPVCVRDESELARLCEGISEDTIVAFDTETTGLDSKNAKIVGFSFCFNEQRAYYVPLTHNYLGVGEQISLNSAKMAIERIFSGFVVGQNLKYDFNIIEQNFGIKPPRKFADTMILAWLINPSESVGMDSLAKRYFDYDTIKFENIVAKGETFASLEFDEATKYAAEDAWITLKFYFKFQNLLSPELLNLAKTLEFPFVRVLRDMENTGIKISKPNLSELISRNESALRVLTNEIYELSGESFNINSTKQLGVVLFEHLGLPCQKKTKTGYSTDESVLAGLKEAHPVIEKILAYRELYKLQSTYCEPLYALARKNENSRIYSNFMQTGTSTGRLSSKNPNLQNIPARGALAKDMRNCFIAQEGYSLLSLDYSQIELRLLAHFSKDPALLSAFAAGEDIHSRTAISIFGDSEPAHRAIAKSINFGLIYGMGASKLAQNLQIPRNEAKGYIERYFASFATIKEFLEGLKNSAKNDGFITTLFGRRRYFDFANASPMLLATYEREAVNTKFQGSAADIIKKAMVKISPHLSAEARLVLQIHDELIFEVKSEYAQEFGAKIREIMQNVVNLNVPLVTSLDIATSWGELK; this is encoded by the coding sequence ATGAAAACTATCACGATTATCGACACTTTTGGCTTTTTTTTCCGCCTGTATTATGCGATGAGTAGCTTAAAGACCAAAAGTGGCAAGCCAAGTGGTATGGTGAGTGGATTTGCGAATTTCATCGCAAATTTGGAGCGAGAGTTTAAAAGCGATTATATAATTTTCGCCCTTGATAGCAAGGGTAAGACCTTTCGCTCAGACATTGACCCAAATTACAAAACAAACCGCCAAACCCCACCGGACGCTCTTTTGGCACAGCTTCCGGTTTGCATAGAAATGATAGAGAAAATGGGCTTTTGCACAGCGCAAAAAGAGGGCTATGAGGCTGATGATTTAATAGCAAGTGTCGTTAAAACCTATCGCAATACGCACAAAATCAATATCGTAACCAGCGACAAAGACCTTTATCAGCTAATCGGTGGTGAGACGCGTATTTATAGCCATGCTAAAAAAATGCTCTATGGACGCGATGAGTGCTATGAAAAATACGGCGTCTATCCCGAGCAAATCATTGATTTTTTGGCTATTTGTGGCGACAGCGCAGATAATATCCCGGGCGTAAAAGGCATAGGCGAAAAGGGGGCGAAAAAACTGCTTGATGAGTGGGGGAGTTTGGAGAGGATTTACGAAAATATCGAGCTTTTGCCACCAAACAAACAGCGCGAGTATCTCATCGCCTCCAAAAATGAAGCTTTTATGAGCCAAAAGCTTGCCACGCTTTGCGATGAGGTCGAAATTTCGCCATTGCAAAATGCCGTATTTCCCGAGCAAAATCCGCTTCATAAAATCAAAGAAATTTTGCGTGAATACGAGCTACACAAGCTTCTTTCCGCGCTCGAAAACGAGGGCGATAAAAGCGAAGAGAGCCTAGCTTTTAAACCAGTGTGTGTGAGGGACGAAAGCGAGCTAGCGCGCCTTTGCGAGGGCATTAGCGAGGATACTATCGTGGCATTTGATACCGAAACCACTGGCCTAGATAGCAAAAACGCCAAAATCGTGGGCTTTTCGTTTTGTTTCAACGAGCAAAGGGCGTATTATGTGCCACTTACGCATAATTACTTAGGCGTGGGCGAGCAAATTTCGCTAAATTCGGCGAAAATGGCGATTGAGCGGATTTTTTCTGGTTTTGTTGTAGGGCAAAATTTAAAATACGATTTCAATATCATAGAGCAAAATTTCGGCATAAAACCGCCACGCAAATTCGCTGATACGATGATTTTAGCGTGGCTCATAAATCCTAGCGAGAGCGTGGGTATGGATAGCTTGGCTAAGCGGTATTTTGATTATGATACGATTAAATTTGAAAATATTGTTGCCAAGGGCGAGACTTTTGCGAGTTTGGAGTTTGATGAGGCCACGAAATACGCAGCCGAAGATGCGTGGATAACGCTGAAATTTTATTTTAAATTTCAAAATTTACTCTCGCCAGAGTTGCTAAATTTGGCAAAAACGCTAGAATTCCCATTTGTGCGTGTTTTGCGCGATATGGAAAATACAGGAATTAAAATTTCAAAGCCAAATTTAAGCGAGCTGATTTCTCGCAACGAAAGCGCGCTTAGGGTGCTGACAAACGAAATTTACGAGCTTAGTGGCGAGAGTTTTAACATAAACTCCACAAAACAGCTTGGCGTGGTGCTTTTCGAGCATTTGGGTTTGCCGTGTCAAAAAAAGACCAAAACAGGTTACAGCACCGATGAGAGCGTGCTTGCTGGGCTTAAAGAAGCTCACCCAGTAATCGAAAAAATCCTAGCTTATCGCGAGCTTTACAAGCTTCAAAGCACCTATTGTGAGCCACTTTACGCCCTTGCGAGGAAAAACGAAAATAGCAGAATTTATTCAAATTTCATGCAAACAGGCACCAGCACTGGCAGGTTATCCTCCAAAAATCCAAATTTGCAAAATATCCCCGCGCGTGGGGCTTTGGCGAAGGATATGCGAAATTGCTTCATCGCGCAGGAGGGGTATAGCCTACTTTCGCTGGATTATTCGCAAATCGAGCTTAGACTTTTGGCGCATTTTAGCAAGGACCCTGCGCTTCTTAGCGCTTTTGCGGCGGGCGAGGACATACACTCGCGCACTGCAATCAGCATTTTTGGCGATAGCGAACCCGCACACAGGGCGATTGCAAAAAGCATAAATTTTGGCTTGATTTATGGTATGGGCGCAAGCAAACTAGCGCAAAATTTGCAAATTCCGCGAAATGAAGCAAAGGGCTATATCGAGCGATATTTCGCCTCGTTTGCGACGATTAAGGAGTTTTTGGAGGGGCTAAAAAACAGCGCCAAAAACGACGGATTTATCACCACGCTTTTTGGGCGCAGGCGGTATTTTGATTTCGCTAACGCTTCGCCAATGCTTCTAGCCACTTATGAGCGAGAGGCGGTAAATACGAAGTTTCAAGGCTCGGCAGCGGACATTATCAAAAAGGCTATGGTTAAGATTTCGCCACATTTAAGCGCGGAGGCAAGGCTAGTTTTGCAAATCCACGATGAGCTGATTTTCGAGGTAAAAAGCGAGTATGCGCAGGAATTTGGCGCGAAAATTAGGGAAATCATGCAAAATGTTGTGAATTTAAATGTCCCGCTCGTCACAAGCCTAGATATCGCTACTAGCTGGGGCGAGTTAAAGTAA